A window of the Dermatophagoides farinae isolate YC_2012a chromosome 2, ASM2471394v1, whole genome shotgun sequence genome harbors these coding sequences:
- the LOC124495009 gene encoding uncharacterized protein LOC124495009 gives MKLSLWISLLIIFLFIDNWTLAQRPGQRRKPTRKQPKNRGRNRGQKNDDPGIYCYTCFADFERVPLTVFNPVTYIYNNPCYNPALNYTLTDNEYLTKCSSTTKYCMVDVTRLNGVLISVDRRCGQSTCRKTCLSRGYGVIRETCTFCCGGRINEDHPDYDEEINSVYKCPSEPH, from the coding sequence atgaagtTATCACTGTGGATTAGTTTGCtaataattttcttattcattGACAATTGGACTTTGGCTCAAAGACCTGGTCAACGTCGGAAACCCACACgtaaacaaccaaaaaatcGAGGACGTAATCgtggacaaaaaaatgatgatcctgGAATCTATTGTTATACTTGTTTTGCAGATTTTGAACGTGTTCCATTGACGGTATTCAATCCGGTCACTTATATTTACAATAATCCATGTTATAATCCAGCATTAAATTATACGCTTACAGATAATGAGTATCTAACCAAATGTTCATCGACTACCAAATATTGTATGGTTGATGTAACACGATTGAATGGAGTACTCATTTCGGTCGATCGACGTTGTGGACAATCAACCTGTCGTAAAACTTGTCTTTCACGTGGATATGGTGTAATCCGTGAAACTTGTACATTTTGTTGCGGTGGTCGTATAAATGAAGATCATCCGgattatgatgaagaaataaaTTCTGTTTATAAATGTCCTAGTGAACCACATtga